One Gloeothece verrucosa PCC 7822 DNA window includes the following coding sequences:
- a CDS encoding sensor histidine kinase codes for MFQATRRRLALWYTTITAILLLVFATGVYLYVRTTLIDRIDDTLNHVIEVVNRSLVIQQVPVSEGRYWVNVEASFHDNASAVEDDHIDLEWFDSQGQLIWSTFSEPLSIPLHPNRNGKTVYLSRDHLLRQVTERVEINHHVLGYLRVSHPWFEVTKPIRQLFLDLTIGTSLMVICVAAMGWFLSGIAIQPVIESYQSLKQFTADASHELRNPIAMIQTNVEMALAYPEAEPQLQQRQLRVIERLTQRLGNLVNDLLFLARSDSGIIQPNYKPVPLDALLIEVIEEQRIYAQQKEIFLSLHLVEPQDRALHVTDEVFTLQGDWDQLARLFTNLISNALEHTGSNAKKNSDLNFQPEQEQKNTRENLQSPSVEIQLKQVKRERQTYLQVKVKDTGNGIPDSALAHIFDRFYRVDPSRYHNQNGMNGGTGLGLAIARAIVENHHGQITVESILHQGTTFTVVLPVNPTVSTPKI; via the coding sequence ATGTTTCAAGCCACTCGCCGGCGTTTAGCTTTGTGGTACACCACCATTACAGCAATTTTACTGCTGGTATTTGCTACGGGCGTTTATCTATATGTTCGGACTACCCTCATTGATCGAATTGATGATACCCTCAATCACGTGATAGAAGTGGTCAACCGTTCTTTAGTCATTCAACAAGTTCCTGTGTCTGAAGGACGTTATTGGGTCAATGTAGAAGCCAGTTTTCATGATAATGCTAGTGCAGTAGAAGATGACCATATTGACTTAGAATGGTTTGACTCACAAGGGCAGTTAATTTGGTCAACTTTTTCCGAACCCTTGAGTATTCCTCTTCACCCTAACCGCAATGGAAAAACTGTTTATTTATCTCGAGATCACCTATTGCGGCAGGTAACAGAGCGCGTAGAAATTAATCATCATGTTTTAGGATATCTTCGAGTCAGTCATCCTTGGTTTGAAGTCACTAAACCGATTCGCCAATTATTTTTAGATTTAACGATTGGCACAAGTTTAATGGTAATTTGTGTGGCAGCAATGGGATGGTTTCTATCAGGAATTGCTATTCAACCCGTCATAGAATCTTATCAAAGTTTGAAACAATTTACGGCTGATGCTTCCCATGAATTAAGAAATCCTATCGCTATGATTCAAACCAATGTTGAGATGGCATTAGCCTATCCTGAAGCTGAACCTCAATTACAGCAACGACAATTGAGAGTGATAGAACGTCTGACACAACGATTAGGAAATTTAGTCAATGATTTGTTATTTTTGGCGCGTTCTGATAGTGGGATCATTCAACCCAATTATAAGCCGGTGCCTCTCGATGCTTTGTTGATTGAGGTAATTGAAGAACAACGGATTTATGCCCAACAAAAGGAAATTTTCTTATCTTTACATTTAGTGGAACCTCAAGATAGAGCGCTTCATGTTACAGATGAGGTATTTACTTTACAGGGAGATTGGGATCAGTTAGCGCGTTTATTTACTAATTTAATTAGTAATGCGTTAGAACATACTGGCTCTAATGCTAAAAAAAATTCTGACTTAAACTTTCAGCCTGAGCAAGAACAAAAAAATACAAGGGAAAATTTACAAAGCCCTTCGGTTGAAATACAATTAAAACAGGTGAAACGTGAGCGCCAAACTTACTTACAAGTTAAGGTTAAAGATACGGGAAATGGAATTCCTGACTCGGCTTTAGCTCATATTTTTGATCGCTTCTATCGCGTCGATCCATCCCGTTATCACAATCAAAATGGCATGAATGGTGGCACGGGATTAGGATTAGCCATCGCTCGTGCTATTGTGGAAAATCATCACGGACAAATTACTGTGGAAAGTATACTGCATCAAGGAACAACTTTTACAGTAGTTCTTCCTGTCAATCCTACTGTTTCAACCCCTAAAATTTAA
- a CDS encoding type IV pilin-like G/H family protein, whose product MNSQFKIKFLNHLNKKNNKGFTLIELLVVVIIIGVLAAIALPNLLGQVAKGRQAEAKNNLGAINRAQQAYRLEEATFGALSNLPLKVTGQYYDFSDGATAASATGANQKASAKTAYDNDILDYKSAVGQMSDGTFSAVICEQTTNPSATTPGDATAGTAAAQAACPTNTKAIK is encoded by the coding sequence ATGAACTCTCAATTCAAAATTAAATTTCTTAACCACCTCAACAAAAAAAATAATAAAGGTTTTACATTAATTGAATTATTGGTTGTTGTTATTATCATCGGTGTTCTTGCCGCTATTGCATTACCCAACTTATTAGGACAAGTAGCTAAAGGCAGACAAGCTGAAGCTAAAAATAACCTCGGTGCTATCAACCGCGCTCAACAAGCTTACCGTTTAGAAGAAGCGACTTTTGGGGCTCTAAGCAACTTACCCCTCAAAGTTACAGGGCAATATTATGATTTTTCTGATGGAGCTACTGCTGCGAGTGCCACTGGTGCAAACCAAAAAGCTAGTGCCAAAACCGCTTACGACAACGATATTCTCGATTACAAATCGGCTGTAGGTCAAATGAGTGATGGTACATTTAGTGCTGTTATTTGCGAACAAACCACTAATCCTAGCGCCACTACTCCTGGTGATGCTACTGCTGGTACAGCCGCTGCTCAAGCCGCTTGTCCTACTAATACCAAAGCCATTAAATAA
- a CDS encoding type IV pilin-like G/H family protein, whose translation MNSQFKIKFLNHLNKKNNKGFTLIELLVVVIIIGVLAAIALPNLLGQVAKGRQAEAKNNLGAINRAQQAYRLEEATFGALSNLPIKVTGQYYDFSDGATAASATGANQKASAKTAYDNDILDYKSAVGQMSDGTFSAVICEQTTNPSAATPGDATAGTATAQAACPTDTKAIK comes from the coding sequence ATGAACTCTCAATTCAAAATTAAATTTCTTAACCACCTCAACAAAAAAAATAATAAAGGTTTTACATTAATTGAATTATTGGTTGTTGTTATTATCATCGGTGTTCTTGCCGCTATTGCATTACCCAACTTATTAGGACAAGTAGCTAAAGGCAGACAAGCTGAAGCTAAAAACAACCTCGGTGCTATCAACCGCGCTCAACAAGCTTACCGTTTAGAAGAAGCGACTTTTGGGGCTCTAAGCAACTTACCCATCAAAGTTACAGGGCAATATTATGATTTTTCTGATGGAGCTACTGCTGCGAGTGCCACTGGTGCAAACCAAAAAGCTAGTGCCAAAACCGCTTACGACAACGATATTCTCGATTACAAATCGGCTGTAGGTCAAATGAGTGATGGTACATTTAGTGCTGTTATTTGCGAACAAACCACTAATCCTAGTGCTGCTACTCCTGGTGATGCTACTGCTGGTACAGCCACTGCTCAAGCCGCTTGTCCTACTGATACCAAAGCCATTAAATAA
- a CDS encoding O-antigen ligase family protein gives MIDSFASKSSDAVIWKGQWLGWLVLGILVLFTWLPNNYYLVVAWPWIVVWQTGFLLLGVWLIWMLRQFQIPFRCVGYGFDGFVVWTAITLILSAIFSQFVGVAAWNVSIGIYYGVLLYVLRNWLGKGQLSLSRLWIGLSFTGVIASVIGLMVWWQNYTPEDPRNGWPIGHPNFLAGYLLLVLPLTFYWGVDQKGWRRLAAWGASLLLLFVLYTTSSRGGFLGLFVLIVVSILFWLLQSHPSQRIRRLLMVGVALVAVVVILLSNPRVQQIIHLSSPQNTPAVQVTVDGESQERLYMWRSAWQIFKAHPLLGIGPGNMARVYDLYRPVEAGLLLINLQELHSTPIHITGELGLMGLAAYLLFLGCCTRLWIRLYRHCTEPKNRYLLYGIGSSLLAYTVSSLTDYQLDNIAICVTLIALIALLIRLADLHQLSISKEFTSLSRRWYSLGAITVMVISIILWIPVSRAMSLAVASERNFNAGKIEEAYQQASLAATLVPWDPIYHLQAAYEVLKVRDTIQDGKLYRDLTEDAINNFQNLINQAAPNDIAFNQVLGMLYRDVNKSDQAIKYLSRGVQLLPRSPLYTYYLLGREYLQLQQREKAITALALQGLIQPSFFFYPLWNQPGLSEVKKPVAEETIRLFSILKQKTDSPDITQQIDEIITLIKWDSNFPLEKAEKKHLNPLVKALLLANSSPEESLTILNQALKAEPTAEPLLLLRAWIDPKQYLGAYFQQFSNQLTTRDKEFLENSIYRNRDIKTWLSSLLQQPKSAPKIALILTYRNYQGRNLAYIPLPSELQIPIIVNKLSLFPEFSRLYPQLDELINQVKTERLNLPHPPDNKYQLLSVIFPPYPYPNLLSER, from the coding sequence ATGATAGACTCTTTTGCTTCCAAGTCTTCTGATGCCGTCATTTGGAAAGGCCAATGGCTAGGATGGCTAGTCTTAGGGATACTTGTTCTTTTTACTTGGCTACCGAACAACTATTATCTGGTAGTCGCTTGGCCTTGGATCGTGGTTTGGCAAACAGGCTTTTTATTGCTAGGTGTCTGGTTAATTTGGATGCTACGGCAGTTTCAAATCCCTTTTAGATGCGTCGGGTATGGGTTTGATGGGTTTGTTGTATGGACGGCAATAACCCTGATCTTATCAGCAATTTTTTCTCAATTTGTTGGGGTGGCGGCTTGGAATGTCAGCATAGGTATCTATTACGGGGTGTTACTTTATGTTCTCCGTAACTGGTTAGGAAAGGGTCAACTGAGTTTAAGTCGCCTCTGGATAGGATTATCTTTCACTGGGGTGATAGCGAGTGTCATCGGTTTAATGGTTTGGTGGCAAAATTATACCCCAGAAGATCCCCGTAATGGCTGGCCTATAGGACACCCGAATTTTTTAGCGGGCTATCTGTTATTAGTTTTACCCCTAACTTTTTATTGGGGCGTTGATCAAAAAGGATGGCGGCGACTAGCCGCATGGGGAGCGAGTTTACTGTTATTATTCGTGCTTTATACCACCAGTTCTAGGGGTGGGTTTTTAGGTTTGTTCGTCTTGATAGTGGTGAGTATCCTGTTTTGGCTCCTTCAAAGTCACCCCAGTCAAAGAATACGGCGTTTGCTAATGGTAGGTGTGGCTCTAGTTGCGGTGGTGGTAATCCTTTTAAGTAATCCTAGAGTACAACAAATTATTCATCTTTCTTCTCCTCAAAATACCCCGGCTGTGCAAGTTACAGTGGATGGAGAAAGTCAAGAACGTCTGTATATGTGGCGATCAGCTTGGCAGATTTTTAAAGCACATCCTCTTTTGGGGATTGGTCCCGGCAATATGGCCAGGGTTTACGATCTTTATCGTCCCGTTGAAGCCGGTTTACTGCTCATCAATTTACAAGAGTTACATAGCACTCCTATACACATTACCGGAGAATTGGGGCTGATGGGATTGGCGGCTTATCTGCTCTTTTTAGGCTGTTGTACTCGATTATGGATTCGTTTATATCGTCATTGCACGGAACCGAAAAACCGTTATTTGCTTTATGGTATCGGGAGTAGTTTATTGGCTTATACGGTTTCTAGTTTGACCGATTATCAACTCGATAATATAGCCATCTGTGTGACGTTAATCGCCTTAATTGCACTGTTAATCAGATTGGCAGATCTTCATCAGTTGTCTATTAGTAAAGAATTTACTTCCTTGAGTCGGCGTTGGTACAGTTTAGGGGCAATAACGGTGATGGTAATCTCTATTATTCTTTGGATACCGGTTAGTAGAGCGATGAGTTTAGCGGTTGCCTCAGAGCGCAATTTTAATGCGGGAAAGATTGAGGAAGCTTATCAACAAGCATCTTTAGCCGCTACCTTAGTGCCTTGGGACCCTATTTATCATCTGCAAGCTGCCTATGAAGTTCTTAAGGTTCGAGATACCATTCAGGATGGTAAACTCTATCGAGATTTAACTGAAGATGCTATTAATAATTTTCAAAATTTGATTAATCAAGCGGCTCCTAATGATATTGCTTTTAACCAAGTTTTAGGAATGCTCTACCGAGATGTTAATAAGAGTGATCAAGCTATTAAATATCTGAGTAGAGGAGTTCAATTATTACCCCGTAGCCCCCTTTATACTTACTATTTATTAGGCAGAGAGTATCTCCAGTTGCAACAACGAGAAAAAGCGATTACTGCCTTAGCTTTACAAGGACTAATTCAACCGTCTTTTTTCTTTTATCCTTTATGGAATCAACCCGGTTTATCTGAAGTTAAAAAACCGGTAGCCGAAGAAACTATCCGATTATTTTCAATCCTCAAACAAAAAACGGATTCTCCAGATATTACTCAACAGATTGATGAAATTATTACTTTGATTAAATGGGATTCAAATTTTCCCTTAGAAAAAGCCGAAAAAAAACACCTAAATCCGTTAGTCAAAGCTTTATTATTGGCCAATTCTTCTCCTGAAGAATCCTTAACTATATTAAATCAAGCTCTTAAAGCCGAGCCAACTGCTGAACCTTTATTATTACTGCGGGCATGGATTGACCCAAAACAGTATTTAGGAGCTTATTTTCAGCAATTTTCTAATCAGTTAACAACAAGAGATAAAGAATTTTTAGAAAATAGTATTTATCGAAACCGAGACATTAAAACTTGGTTATCTAGTTTGCTACAACAACCCAAATCGGCTCCCAAAATTGCTTTAATATTAACCTATCGAAATTATCAGGGACGGAATTTAGCTTATATTCCTTTGCCTTCAGAATTACAAATTCCTATTATTGTGAATAAATTAAGTTTATTTCCGGAATTTTCTCGACTATATCCTCAACTAGATGAATTAATTAATCAAGTGAAAACTGAGCGGCTTAATCTTCCACATCCTCCTGATAATAAATACCAGTTACTATCAGTTATATTTCCCCCTTACCCTTATCCTAATCTTCTTTCGGAGCGGTAG
- a CDS encoding type IV pilin-like G/H family protein has translation MNSKFKIKFLQYIHNHKAHRGFTLIELLVVVIIIGVLAAIAVPNLLGQVAKARQAEAINNLGALNRAEQSYRLEYLRFTKVLTNLPIKLDNMQYYTLSPGPGSDSATSLIKGVAYWTQAKTEYENDILDYGAAVGLTINGEFSQVICREESLNSNAGVTPNFGQVSATTGNADCDGTRSVILKY, from the coding sequence ATGAATAGTAAATTTAAAATTAAATTTCTCCAATATATCCACAACCACAAAGCCCATCGAGGCTTTACCTTAATCGAACTATTAGTAGTAGTTATTATTATCGGTGTTTTAGCGGCGATCGCTGTACCTAATTTATTAGGACAAGTGGCTAAAGCTAGACAAGCTGAGGCAATAAATAATTTGGGGGCATTGAACCGCGCCGAACAGAGTTATCGTCTAGAATATTTAAGGTTTACTAAGGTACTCACCAACCTTCCCATAAAGCTTGATAATATGCAATATTATACTTTATCTCCTGGTCCAGGAAGCGATTCAGCGACTTCTCTCATAAAAGGCGTTGCCTACTGGACACAAGCTAAAACCGAATATGAAAATGATATTTTAGATTACGGTGCTGCTGTTGGACTAACTATAAATGGTGAGTTCTCTCAGGTTATTTGTAGAGAAGAAAGTCTAAACTCTAATGCAGGTGTTACACCTAATTTTGGTCAAGTTTCTGCTACTACTGGTAATGCTGATTGTGATGGAACCAGAAGTGTCATATTAAAGTATTAA
- a CDS encoding carbohydrate kinase family protein translates to MSSPRVLCLGEILFDLLADQPDRNVDQVESWQAYPGGAPANVACGLVKLGTSAAFIGCVGQDAPGNELVSLLNEIGVDTSGVQRHPTAPTRQVYVTRTASGERQFAGFGNMATDKFADTRLSAEKLPESLFIGADYLVTGTLELAYPASQKAIDRALELAKKHGVKVLVDINWRPVFWLEQNLAPSLILDLLKQAALIKCSDEEAQWLFKTDNPEEIYQQFDSVKGVLVTGGEKGCSYCLGKSTGKLAVFPVKVIDTTGAGDSFVAGFLHQCCLNGEQIFVDEKTSYFAVKYASAAGALTTTKPGAIAAQPTAQEINDFLEHN, encoded by the coding sequence ATGTCATCTCCCCGTGTTCTCTGTTTAGGTGAAATTCTCTTTGATTTGTTGGCAGATCAACCGGACCGCAATGTAGATCAAGTGGAGTCATGGCAAGCCTATCCAGGGGGTGCGCCGGCTAATGTAGCCTGTGGACTGGTAAAGTTAGGAACATCGGCGGCTTTTATCGGTTGTGTGGGGCAAGATGCGCCAGGAAATGAGTTAGTATCTTTATTAAATGAGATTGGGGTGGATACTTCGGGAGTTCAACGACATCCAACTGCCCCCACTCGACAAGTTTATGTTACCCGTACCGCATCAGGGGAACGTCAATTTGCCGGGTTTGGGAATATGGCTACAGACAAGTTTGCGGATACTCGGTTATCAGCCGAAAAGCTACCAGAGTCTTTATTTATTGGTGCAGATTATTTGGTCACGGGAACCCTAGAACTCGCTTATCCCGCCTCCCAAAAAGCGATTGATCGGGCTTTAGAATTGGCGAAAAAACATGGGGTAAAAGTGTTAGTGGATATCAATTGGCGGCCCGTGTTTTGGCTGGAGCAAAATTTAGCCCCTTCTCTCATTTTAGACCTATTAAAACAAGCGGCATTAATCAAGTGTTCTGATGAGGAAGCACAATGGTTATTTAAAACTGATAATCCTGAAGAAATCTATCAACAATTCGACTCTGTTAAAGGGGTTTTAGTCACAGGCGGCGAAAAGGGGTGTAGTTATTGTTTAGGAAAATCAACGGGTAAATTAGCGGTTTTTCCAGTAAAAGTCATCGATACAACCGGGGCTGGTGATAGTTTTGTTGCTGGTTTCCTACATCAGTGCTGTCTTAATGGAGAGCAGATTTTTGTAGATGAAAAAACCTCATATTTTGCTGTAAAATATGCCAGTGCGGCAGGTGCATTAACGACTACAAAACCTGGGGCAATCGCTGCTCAACCTACTGCTCAAGAGATTAATGATTTTTTAGAACATAACTAA
- a CDS encoding Uma2 family endonuclease — protein MKTLNQSIAENRVILNPVSWETFNHLLNDLGNQRASRLAYYQGIIEIMTPLGEHEHNNRFIDDLIRAIADELNLNLKKMGSLTLKKDNIKQGVEPDSCYYLKNEPLVRNKQTIDLNIDPAPDLVLEIDITSGSLDKLPIYGALGVTEIWRYNGNQLNVFILDKVTLTYHQSKNSRIFSWLDLKQIPQLIQQSLSDGDTATLKNFRRWIRENISISGG, from the coding sequence ATGAAAACCCTTAATCAATCTATAGCCGAAAACCGAGTCATTTTAAATCCTGTAAGCTGGGAGACTTTTAATCACCTTTTAAATGATTTAGGCAATCAAAGAGCAAGCCGTTTAGCTTATTATCAAGGCATTATTGAGATTATGACTCCTCTGGGAGAACATGAACATAATAACCGTTTTATTGATGACTTAATTCGGGCAATTGCCGATGAATTAAACTTAAATCTTAAAAAAATGGGTTCCCTAACCTTAAAAAAAGATAATATTAAACAGGGAGTAGAACCCGATTCTTGCTATTATTTAAAAAATGAACCCCTAGTCAGAAATAAACAAACTATCGATTTAAATATAGATCCGGCTCCAGATTTAGTTCTAGAAATTGATATTACTAGCGGCTCTTTAGATAAATTGCCCATCTATGGGGCTTTAGGAGTAACAGAAATTTGGCGATATAATGGCAATCAATTAAATGTTTTTATATTAGATAAGGTTACTCTAACTTACCATCAATCTAAAAATAGCAGGATTTTTTCTTGGTTAGACTTAAAGCAAATTCCTCAATTGATTCAACAAAGCTTAAGCGATGGGGACACGGCCACCTTAAAAAACTTTCGCCGTTGGATTCGGGAAAATATAAGTATTTCAGGAGGATAA
- the galT gene encoding galactose-1-phosphate uridylyltransferase: MSSGQLRLNTATGEWVIYAPTRRKRPQELCQQTQQNPSISQACPFCDNGNYSEPVIFDLPHPSKSGWLTRVIPNKYPVLMPCGNTERISQGIYLSMQGYGKHEVVIESPDHDQTPGTMTVEEVAAIIETYHQRYLALMADPKTMMAIIFRNHKKEAGASQPHPHSQIIATSFVPRHRRWQEEEALRYFDRWHRCVYCDMLAYESEEGKRVIEENDSFVAFVPYAAQVPCEVWIMPKQHKADFGNISELEKADFAVIFQSILCRLYRKLDNPAYNYVINTASRYKGEEPQLHWYCQILPRLTTPAGFELGAGISINPSIPEEDAAFLRDD; the protein is encoded by the coding sequence ATGTCATCAGGTCAACTTCGCTTAAATACCGCTACTGGAGAATGGGTTATTTATGCCCCCACTCGGCGCAAACGTCCTCAAGAACTTTGTCAACAGACTCAACAAAATCCTTCTATTTCGCAGGCTTGCCCTTTTTGTGACAACGGAAACTACTCTGAACCGGTGATTTTTGATTTGCCTCACCCCTCCAAAAGCGGCTGGCTAACCCGAGTGATCCCGAATAAATATCCGGTCTTAATGCCTTGCGGCAACACTGAGCGAATTTCTCAAGGCATTTATTTGTCGATGCAGGGTTATGGGAAGCATGAGGTAGTTATCGAAAGTCCCGATCACGATCAAACCCCTGGTACCATGACTGTTGAAGAAGTCGCCGCTATTATTGAAACTTATCATCAACGTTATTTAGCCCTGATGGCAGACCCTAAAACGATGATGGCGATCATTTTTCGTAATCATAAAAAAGAAGCAGGAGCTTCTCAACCCCATCCTCATTCCCAAATTATTGCCACCAGTTTTGTGCCTCGTCATCGTCGCTGGCAAGAAGAAGAAGCGTTACGCTATTTTGATCGTTGGCATCGTTGTGTATATTGCGATATGTTGGCTTATGAAAGCGAAGAAGGCAAACGGGTTATTGAGGAAAATGACTCTTTTGTAGCCTTTGTTCCTTATGCCGCCCAAGTTCCTTGTGAAGTTTGGATCATGCCTAAACAGCATAAGGCAGATTTTGGTAATATTTCTGAACTAGAAAAAGCCGATTTTGCCGTGATTTTTCAGAGTATTTTATGTCGACTTTATCGGAAACTGGATAACCCGGCTTACAATTATGTGATTAATACAGCCTCCCGCTACAAAGGCGAAGAACCTCAGCTACACTGGTATTGTCAAATATTACCTCGTTTAACTACACCGGCAGGGTTTGAATTGGGGGCTGGTATTAGTATTAACCCCTCCATACCCGAAGAGGATGCGGCTTTTTTAAGGGATGATTAG
- a CDS encoding transglutaminase domain-containing protein, with the protein MPTEREFREWQRKQKKSPRFRRRRNRNNFPFMLSLALIILSAWISWKDYQSKGYSSVSLQPVLIHTHKQRQYNHVIAGSSQTVNALNYDTIDQSAFSISYDGSSVSELAAILSQYATTQAEKARIIYAWITHNIAYDVSAYFSGDYGDVSAQGVLKNRRGVCSGYANLYQALAKAMGLETVVIEGYAKGLNYIVGESSQINHAWNAVKIDKAWYLVDSTWGAGTVNGTQFLPQFTPHYFATSPAEFIYDHLPAESVWQLLSSPYTKEQFDSLPQVSPEFFKDGLKLVNQTNNTILAQGNTEVILQAPNSTRVIARLSSEGRILKDTYTRVQRQDEYIRVTAKLPYPGTYQLEIFASSDPNTQTYPHAITYQVIAK; encoded by the coding sequence ATGCCTACTGAGCGTGAATTTAGAGAGTGGCAACGCAAACAAAAAAAATCTCCTCGCTTTCGTCGCCGAAGAAATAGAAATAATTTTCCTTTCATGTTGTCATTAGCATTAATTATTTTATCAGCCTGGATTAGTTGGAAAGATTATCAATCAAAAGGTTATTCATCAGTTTCGCTTCAACCTGTACTGATTCATACTCACAAGCAACGACAATATAATCATGTTATTGCGGGTTCAAGTCAGACCGTCAATGCTCTTAACTACGACACAATAGATCAAAGTGCTTTTTCTATCAGTTATGACGGCTCATCTGTATCTGAATTAGCCGCTATTCTCTCTCAGTATGCTACTACCCAAGCCGAAAAAGCTAGAATTATTTATGCTTGGATTACTCATAATATTGCTTATGATGTTTCTGCTTACTTCAGTGGCGACTATGGAGATGTATCTGCACAAGGAGTTCTAAAAAACCGCAGAGGAGTTTGTTCGGGATATGCCAATCTTTACCAAGCTTTAGCAAAAGCAATGGGATTAGAAACAGTAGTAATTGAAGGTTATGCCAAAGGATTGAATTATATTGTCGGTGAGTCTAGCCAAATTAATCATGCCTGGAATGCTGTAAAAATTGACAAGGCTTGGTATTTAGTCGACTCCACTTGGGGAGCAGGAACCGTAAACGGGACTCAATTTTTACCTCAGTTTACACCTCACTATTTTGCCACATCTCCAGCCGAATTTATTTATGATCATTTGCCGGCTGAATCTGTCTGGCAACTCCTCAGTAGTCCCTATACAAAAGAACAGTTTGATTCCTTACCGCAAGTTTCTCCAGAATTTTTTAAAGATGGACTAAAATTGGTTAATCAAACAAACAACACTATCCTGGCACAAGGAAACACCGAAGTAATTTTACAAGCTCCCAACTCGACAAGAGTGATAGCAAGACTTAGCTCCGAAGGAAGGATTTTAAAAGATACTTATACCCGAGTACAACGACAAGACGAATACATTAGGGTAACAGCGAAATTGCCTTATCCAGGAACTTATCAACTAGAAATTTTTGCTTCCTCTGACCCTAACACACAAACCTATCCTCATGCCATTACCTATCAAGTAATTGCTAAATAG
- a CDS encoding RNA-guided endonuclease InsQ/TnpB family protein, which produces MYGCQQVLINSPPDVMAVLEYVCSEANKLYNCGLYYARQIYFKTHQYIGKYTLDKQLKSNLHFKALRSCVAQQTLRSVYEAFVSYWKLLSMWKRGELPDKPRIPKYRKKGFYQFVYPKQWLKLIGNEIKFSLGKQVKTWFKLDSFSLPMPSNLRFENIKEVRIIPRNRCFYAEFVYQLEIQDQGLNQDNALGIDPGLNNWLTCVSNVGTSFILDGKHLKSVNRWYNKQVSTIKEGKPQGLWSNRLAKITEKRNRQMRDAVNKAARIVVNHCLDNHIGTIVFGWNDEVKKEINLGKKNNQSFVSIPTARLKNRIAQLCELYGIRFIETEESYTSKASFLDGDIIPVHGAKPEGWKSSGKRTKRGLFRTGNNWYINADCNGAANIIRKVATTLNLDLSPVNRGVLTRPQKLKFWSAKKTLRNGVLTRCEASA; this is translated from the coding sequence ATGTACGGATGCCAACAAGTTTTAATTAACTCACCTCCCGATGTGATGGCAGTTTTAGAATATGTTTGCTCGGAAGCCAATAAACTCTATAACTGTGGACTTTATTACGCGAGGCAAATATATTTCAAAACCCATCAATATATCGGCAAATACACGCTAGATAAACAACTCAAATCAAATCTACACTTTAAAGCCTTGCGTTCTTGTGTGGCTCAACAGACGCTTAGAAGCGTCTATGAAGCATTTGTGTCTTATTGGAAACTTCTGTCAATGTGGAAAAGAGGCGAGTTACCCGATAAACCCAGAATTCCTAAATACAGAAAAAAGGGATTTTATCAATTTGTTTACCCGAAGCAATGGCTTAAGTTAATCGGTAACGAGATTAAATTCTCGCTAGGAAAGCAGGTAAAAACATGGTTTAAATTAGATAGTTTTTCTCTCCCAATGCCATCTAATTTACGCTTTGAAAATATCAAAGAAGTTAGAATCATCCCTAGAAATCGATGTTTTTATGCTGAATTTGTTTATCAATTAGAAATCCAAGATCAAGGTTTAAATCAAGACAATGCACTCGGTATAGATCCAGGATTGAATAATTGGTTAACTTGCGTTTCTAATGTAGGCACATCTTTTATTCTTGATGGTAAGCATTTAAAATCAGTTAACCGTTGGTATAACAAGCAGGTATCAACAATTAAAGAAGGAAAGCCTCAAGGATTATGGTCTAATAGATTAGCTAAAATAACCGAGAAGCGCAATAGACAGATGAGGGATGCTGTCAACAAAGCAGCGAGAATAGTGGTTAATCATTGTTTAGATAACCACATTGGTACTATTGTTTTTGGTTGGAATGATGAGGTTAAAAAGGAGATAAATCTAGGTAAGAAAAATAATCAGTCTTTTGTCTCAATTCCCACTGCTAGACTCAAGAATAGAATCGCTCAACTGTGTGAACTATACGGTATTAGGTTTATTGAGACAGAAGAAAGCTATACCAGTAAAGCAAGTTTTTTAGATGGTGACATTATTCCCGTTCACGGTGCAAAACCCGAAGGTTGGAAGTCATCAGGTAAAAGAACAAAAAGAGGATTATTTCGCACTGGTAATAATTGGTATATCAATGCTGACTGTAACGGTGCGGCGAACATTATCCGAAAAGTAGCCACAACGCTCAATTTAGATTTGAGTCCAGTGAATAGGGGCGTTTTGACTCGTCCCCAGAAACTAAAATTCTGGTCAGCTAAGAAGACGCTTCGCAACGGTGTTTTAACCCGTTGCGAAGCATCCGCTTAG